A region of Clostridium acetobutylicum ATCC 824 DNA encodes the following proteins:
- a CDS encoding AraC family transcriptional regulator, with the protein MDNKKGYLNEDFQLFHLKDRKSQSFEFHYHDFNKIIIFISGKVTYLIEGKAYELKPWDILLVNNHDVHKPIIDSSKVYERIIIWANSDFIKKHNYEDCDLSNCFKLARERSFNLVRLKTELQDNMKFIINSLEQSLKSKEFGSKLFSNSLFIQLIIYLNRVHLENMYLTGKETLRYDKQIEKILKYINANLKGELSTEALAREFYMSKYYLMHKFKKETGYTLHNYVLQKRLLLSKDMIKKGDAITKAYMQCGFKDYSSFFRAFKKMFGRSPREFCNDI; encoded by the coding sequence ATGGATAATAAAAAAGGCTATCTTAATGAAGATTTTCAGCTTTTTCATTTGAAGGATAGGAAGAGTCAAAGCTTTGAATTTCATTATCATGATTTTAATAAAATAATAATATTTATATCTGGCAAGGTTACATATCTCATAGAGGGAAAAGCCTATGAGCTTAAACCTTGGGATATACTTCTTGTAAATAATCATGATGTACATAAGCCTATCATTGATTCTTCTAAAGTGTATGAAAGAATAATTATATGGGCAAATTCTGATTTTATAAAAAAGCATAATTACGAGGATTGTGATCTTTCAAATTGTTTTAAACTTGCAAGGGAGAGGAGCTTTAACCTTGTAAGACTTAAAACTGAGCTTCAGGATAATATGAAGTTTATTATAAATTCCTTAGAGCAGTCTCTTAAATCAAAGGAATTTGGAAGCAAGCTATTCAGTAATTCACTTTTTATTCAACTTATAATTTATTTAAATAGAGTCCATCTTGAAAATATGTATTTAACGGGAAAAGAAACTCTTAGATATGATAAGCAAATTGAAAAAATATTAAAGTACATAAATGCCAACTTAAAAGGAGAGCTTTCAACGGAGGCTTTAGCGCGAGAGTTTTACATGAGTAAGTACTATCTTATGCACAAATTTAAAAAAGAAACGGGATATACTCTGCATAACTATGTGCTCCAAAAGAGACTTCTTCTTTCAAAAGATATGATAAAAAAGGGGGATGCCATAACTAAAGCTTATATGCAATGCGGTTTTAAGGATTATTCATCTTTTTTTCGTGCGTTTAAGAAGATGTTTGGCAGGTCTCCTAGAGAATTCTGTAATGATATTTAA